From Marinobacter bohaiensis:
CGGTGGATACGCCGGCGGCCCGCGGCTTCGCCGACGCCCTGCGTGAGCGCATCGCGCGCCAGACGCCGGCGGTGATCGCCGAGGTGAAGAAAGCCTCGCCCAGCAAGGGCGTGATCCGCGATCCGTTCAAGCCGGGCGCCATCGCCGAGAGCTATGAAGCCGGCGGGGCCGCGTGCCTGTCCGTGCTCACCGATCACGATTTCTTCCAGGGCCACGAAGACTACCTGCAAGAGGCCCGCGCCGCCTGCAACCTGCCGGTGATCCGCAAGGATTTCATGGTAGCGCCCTATCAGGTGTACGAAAGCCGCATGATCGGCGCCGACTGCATCCTGCTCATCGCCGCCTGCCTGACCAAAGACCAGATGCAGGAGCTGGCCGGCATTGCCGGTGAGATTGGCCTGGACGTGCTGGTGGAAGTCCACAACGGCGAGGAAATGGACGAAGCCCTCACCCTGGACACGCCGCTGGTGGGCATCAACAACCGCGATCTGCACACCTTCGACGTCTCTCTGGATACCACCTTCGAGCTGCACAAGCGCATTCCGGACGACCGCCTGACCATCACCGAAAGCGGCATCCTGACCCGCGAGGATGTGGACGCCATGACCGGCCACGGAATCTACGGCTTCCTTGTGGGCGAGTCGTTCATGC
This genomic window contains:
- the trpC gene encoding indole-3-glycerol phosphate synthase TrpC — encoded protein: MSASANDRTPTILRRIVDRKWEEIEQRQRRQPLADVRARAVDTPAARGFADALRERIARQTPAVIAEVKKASPSKGVIRDPFKPGAIAESYEAGGAACLSVLTDHDFFQGHEDYLQEARAACNLPVIRKDFMVAPYQVYESRMIGADCILLIAACLTKDQMQELAGIAGEIGLDVLVEVHNGEEMDEALTLDTPLVGINNRDLHTFDVSLDTTFELHKRIPDDRLTITESGILTREDVDAMTGHGIYGFLVGESFMRAPDPGAKLKELFF